A single window of Methanothermobacter marburgensis str. Marburg DNA harbors:
- a CDS encoding histidine kinase dimerization/phosphoacceptor domain -containing protein translates to MKRRVVIVEDEELVAQDIRVILEGAGYEVPAIFHSAEDLLEGIEDLQPDSIIMDIMLAGEMDGIEAARIITEKMDVPIIYLTAYSSNDIIKRAGETEPYAYLLKPFHERDLRVNLEMAIHKHEAKRNRLRLIRERTLNEYLKRSIAEKEALLRELHHRVKNNLQLIISLLSLQIRYAEDPAMEYFFRDYVNQLRSIAVIHDRAYPSGGSHIIDFGDYLRSISSQLLESYGASSSVCLDIMADDVRLNMDTGVPLALIISELISNSLKHAFEGEGRITISIEKMNGSYLLVYTDDGRGLPDGIKFPDGGSFGFRMIENLSMQLGGNIRVEKPERGVKFTFEFTEQVYSNRMS, encoded by the coding sequence ATGAAGAGAAGGGTTGTCATTGTGGAGGACGAGGAGCTGGTGGCCCAGGATATCAGGGTTATACTTGAGGGTGCGGGCTATGAGGTTCCTGCGATATTTCATTCGGCTGAGGACCTCCTTGAGGGAATTGAGGACCTCCAGCCAGACTCCATAATAATGGACATCATGCTTGCCGGTGAAATGGATGGGATAGAGGCTGCGAGGATCATAACAGAGAAGATGGACGTACCCATAATATACCTCACAGCCTACAGCAGCAACGATATCATCAAGAGGGCCGGTGAAACAGAGCCCTACGCATACCTGCTGAAGCCATTCCATGAGAGGGACCTCAGGGTGAACCTTGAGATGGCAATCCACAAGCATGAGGCAAAGAGGAACAGACTTAGGCTCATCCGTGAGAGAACCCTGAATGAATACCTTAAGAGGTCAATAGCTGAGAAGGAAGCTCTTCTCAGAGAACTTCACCACAGGGTCAAAAATAACCTTCAGCTTATCATAAGCCTCCTTTCACTTCAGATAAGGTATGCTGAGGATCCTGCCATGGAGTACTTCTTCAGGGACTACGTTAACCAGCTGAGGTCAATTGCGGTTATACATGATAGGGCGTACCCATCAGGTGGCAGCCACATTATTGATTTTGGTGATTACCTCAGAAGCATCTCCTCCCAGCTTCTAGAATCATATGGAGCATCATCATCTGTCTGTCTGGATATAATGGCAGATGATGTGCGCCTGAATATGGACACTGGGGTCCCACTGGCACTCATAATATCGGAACTGATATCAAATTCACTGAAACATGCATTTGAGGGTGAGGGGAGGATAACGATTTCCATTGAAAAAATGAATGGCTCATACCTGCTGGTATACACCGATGATGGAAGGGGACTCCCTGATGGAATAAAATTCCCGGATGGGGGGTCCTTTGGGTTCAGGATGATTGAAAACCTTTCCATGCAGCTTGGGGGAAATATAAGGGTGGAAAAACCTGAAAGGGGAGTTAAGTTTACATTTGAATTCACTGAACAGGTCTACAGTAACAGAATGTCATGA
- a CDS encoding pyrroline-5-carboxylate reductase family protein, whose amino-acid sequence MKISFIGGGRVVRIILGGLQRAGRTPEDVMVCDTDGRTLKSLEEDFSVNTSTDCRDAEGDLIFLALHPPAMKEVLTNIKPPQDSMVVSLAPRISMGYMQKAMNHLKVARVIPNAPSIINRGYNPFCISSEASQSDKENLKSIFDALGDFPEVDEEKLEAYAIITAMGPTYLWFQLDELERLAVEFGMDTKEAKAAVSSMTLGAVEAFYSYPQRDILMDLIPIKPLSSEEAEIRSIYRDKLTALYRNLKEKL is encoded by the coding sequence ATGAAAATATCATTCATTGGTGGGGGGCGGGTAGTAAGAATAATCCTTGGAGGCCTTCAGAGGGCCGGGAGGACTCCAGAGGACGTTATGGTCTGTGACACCGATGGGAGAACACTGAAGAGTCTGGAGGAAGACTTCAGTGTTAATACATCAACCGACTGCAGAGACGCTGAGGGGGACCTGATCTTCCTGGCGCTCCACCCACCTGCCATGAAGGAGGTCCTCACCAATATAAAGCCGCCCCAGGATTCCATGGTGGTATCCCTTGCACCAAGAATAAGCATGGGTTACATGCAGAAAGCCATGAACCACCTGAAGGTTGCGAGGGTTATACCCAATGCCCCATCAATCATCAACAGGGGATACAACCCATTCTGCATATCCAGTGAAGCATCCCAATCAGATAAAGAAAATCTGAAATCAATTTTTGACGCTTTAGGAGACTTTCCAGAGGTTGATGAGGAAAAACTTGAGGCATACGCAATTATAACTGCAATGGGCCCCACCTATCTATGGTTCCAGCTGGATGAACTTGAAAGGTTGGCCGTGGAATTCGGGATGGACACCAAAGAGGCCAAGGCAGCAGTCTCATCAATGACCCTCGGTGCGGTTGAAGCATTCTACAGCTACCCTCAAAGAGATATTCTCATGGACCTGATTCCCATAAAACCCCTCTCCAGTGAAGAGGCCGAAATAAGATCCATTTACAGGGATAAACTCACGGCACTCTACCGGAACCTTAAGGAGAAACTTTAA
- a CDS encoding ATP-binding protein, whose product MYVDMNREYLKDINTTEDVKIPEDPLERVIGHEDVMPMIKIAAKQRRHLLLVGPPGIGKSLLAQAISFHLPEPSEEITVVHNPERPERPFVEVKSRKEIEDEILEIERAEGELIDPHSVPEAVAERLGFKCIHCGEYSSAYNSICPKCGGDKFSHIKARRKHIGDLLGMFEMSSGSLSVPQKRVTTTRIMDGVEEVVIYERVGGDSIKVLDQRALEKRRQMVEEKPRNVIVPLERKTFIQATGASETELLGDVRHDPYGGHPDLGSQPYERVVPGAIHEAHEGVLFIDEIVHIAGLQRFIFTAMQDKTFPIVGRNPQSAGSSVKVDEVPCDFIFVGACNIADLQYILPPLRSRVQGEGYELLLNTTMPDTDENRAKIAQFVAQEIELDGKIPHARAAAVELLIEEAGRRARAVDDMDDALTLRLRDLGGVVRMAGDLAVMDGSEYIETKHMEVAIRKAVSIEDQILRRYKSYEKALEKDLSSSQRMSHQSYNSENIDRSYM is encoded by the coding sequence ATGTATGTCGACATGAACCGTGAGTACCTGAAGGATATAAACACAACAGAAGACGTTAAGATACCTGAAGATCCCCTTGAGAGGGTCATAGGGCATGAGGACGTCATGCCCATGATAAAGATAGCTGCAAAGCAGAGGCGGCACCTGCTTCTCGTGGGACCGCCAGGTATAGGAAAGTCCCTGCTTGCACAGGCAATATCATTTCACCTCCCTGAACCATCAGAGGAGATAACAGTTGTTCACAACCCTGAAAGGCCTGAAAGGCCATTCGTTGAGGTTAAAAGCCGTAAGGAAATAGAGGATGAAATCCTTGAGATTGAAAGGGCTGAGGGTGAACTCATAGACCCCCATAGTGTCCCCGAGGCTGTTGCGGAACGCCTGGGATTCAAGTGCATACACTGCGGCGAGTACAGCAGCGCCTACAACAGCATCTGCCCAAAATGTGGCGGTGATAAGTTCTCCCACATTAAGGCGAGGCGGAAGCACATCGGGGACCTCCTCGGTATGTTCGAGATGAGTTCAGGGAGCCTCAGCGTGCCCCAGAAGAGGGTCACAACCACCAGGATCATGGATGGTGTTGAGGAGGTTGTGATCTACGAGAGGGTTGGCGGAGACAGCATCAAGGTCCTTGATCAGAGGGCCCTTGAAAAGAGGAGGCAGATGGTTGAAGAGAAACCCAGGAACGTCATAGTCCCCCTTGAGAGGAAAACCTTCATTCAGGCCACAGGGGCAAGTGAAACCGAACTTCTGGGTGATGTACGCCACGATCCCTACGGGGGACATCCTGACCTGGGTTCCCAGCCCTATGAACGTGTGGTCCCCGGGGCAATCCACGAGGCCCATGAGGGCGTGCTCTTCATAGACGAGATAGTCCACATAGCAGGCCTTCAGAGGTTCATATTCACTGCCATGCAGGATAAGACATTCCCAATAGTCGGTAGAAACCCCCAGAGCGCCGGGAGTTCAGTTAAGGTCGATGAGGTCCCCTGTGACTTCATATTCGTGGGTGCCTGTAACATCGCTGATCTCCAGTACATACTCCCCCCTCTTCGCTCAAGGGTTCAGGGGGAGGGCTATGAGCTTCTCCTAAATACCACCATGCCTGATACCGATGAGAACAGGGCAAAAATCGCGCAGTTTGTTGCACAGGAGATAGAGCTTGATGGAAAGATACCCCATGCACGGGCTGCCGCCGTGGAACTCCTTATTGAGGAGGCAGGGAGAAGGGCCAGGGCCGTTGATGACATGGACGATGCCCTTACACTCCGCCTCAGGGACCTCGGTGGTGTTGTGAGGATGGCCGGGGACCTTGCGGTAATGGATGGCAGCGAATACATCGAGACCAAGCACATGGAGGTTGCAATAAGGAAGGCTGTTTCCATTGAGGACCAGATCCTCAGGAGGTACAAGAGTTATGAGAAGGCCCTTGAGAAGGACCTCTCAAGTTCACAGAGGATGTCACATCAAAGTTATAACAGTGAGAACATAGATCGAAGCTACATGTGA
- the dnaG gene encoding DNA primase DnaG, producing MGKEEISTTKYLIHAQINANGIVEKHDVVGAIFGQTEGLLSNDLDLRELQKTGRIGRIKVNITSRGGKSKGEIIIPSSLDRVETAILAASLETINRVGPCEAYIQVTKVEDVRAVKRKRVVERAKEIYASMMEEVTPESLRMIEEVKEAMRVHEITEYGEEKLPAGPNVETSDAILVVEGRSDVLNLLKYGIKNAIAVEGVSVPRTVAELTKKKTVTAFVDGDRGGELILKELLQVGDIDYVTRAPKGKEVEDLEKDEIMMALRNKVPVEQFYHDLGMQKEKKKSEDKMVLLRNILKELEGTGNAEILDDALNILKEVKVENLYDELSRVNNHPYAVVFDGVITQRLVDLSFEKGLRYLVAVRSGDIVKKPHNLKLITGHT from the coding sequence ATGGGAAAAGAAGAAATAAGTACAACCAAATACCTCATTCATGCTCAAATTAATGCTAACGGAATCGTTGAGAAACATGATGTTGTTGGGGCAATATTTGGACAGACTGAAGGTCTTCTCAGCAATGACCTGGATCTCAGGGAACTCCAGAAAACAGGTAGAATCGGGAGGATCAAGGTCAACATTACATCAAGGGGTGGTAAATCAAAGGGGGAGATAATCATCCCATCAAGCCTTGACCGCGTTGAAACCGCCATCCTTGCAGCTTCCCTTGAAACAATAAACCGTGTCGGACCATGTGAAGCCTACATTCAGGTCACAAAGGTTGAGGACGTCCGTGCGGTTAAACGTAAAAGGGTCGTTGAGAGGGCCAAGGAGATATACGCCAGTATGATGGAGGAGGTTACCCCTGAAAGCCTTAGAATGATCGAAGAGGTCAAGGAGGCCATGAGGGTCCATGAAATCACAGAGTACGGTGAGGAAAAGCTTCCAGCAGGGCCCAATGTTGAGACCTCAGACGCCATACTTGTGGTGGAGGGAAGATCCGACGTCCTCAACCTCCTTAAGTACGGTATAAAGAATGCCATTGCAGTTGAGGGGGTCAGTGTACCCCGAACCGTTGCCGAGCTCACAAAGAAAAAAACTGTAACGGCCTTTGTAGATGGTGACCGGGGCGGTGAACTCATCCTCAAGGAGCTCCTACAAGTGGGGGACATAGACTACGTCACAAGGGCACCCAAGGGCAAGGAGGTGGAGGACCTTGAGAAGGATGAGATCATGATGGCCCTCCGAAACAAGGTGCCGGTTGAGCAGTTCTACCATGACCTTGGGATGCAGAAGGAGAAGAAGAAATCAGAGGACAAGATGGTGCTCCTTCGGAACATCCTGAAGGAACTTGAGGGGACAGGAAATGCTGAGATACTGGATGACGCCCTCAACATACTGAAGGAGGTCAAGGTTGAGAACCTCTACGATGAACTCAGCCGCGTCAACAACCACCCCTACGCGGTGGTCTTTGATGGCGTGATAACACAGCGCCTTGTTGACCTCTCATTTGAGAAGGGCCTCAGATACCTTGTGGCTGTGAGGAGTGGGGACATTGTCAAGAAACCCCACAACCTCAAACTCATAACAGGCCACACCTGA
- the xerA gene encoding site-specific tyrosine recombinase/integron integrase, whose protein sequence is MVDTMNMKRESEEKQGLLERYNFPELIEDYLVELEIRNYSPNTIKTYRSIVKNFYEFLMEEDDLYDDRRVLRSFKRYIQYLKRDKNVTQNYIYLVTVVIKKFFEFSEIDCLQEVKAPKRTKSLPKSLNEDEVMRLINAVELSDDGSPIKRFIKTRDRLILSLLYSSGLRVSELVSLKVNDIDMGDRTIRIRGKGDKDRIVLFDESTRDLLVEYLSRRIHESEYLFLNRFGDPLTPRYVQMMIKNYARKAGINKKVTPHILRHSFATHLLKNGVDIRAIQQLLGHSNLSTTQIYTSVDMQTLKNVYDRAKLL, encoded by the coding sequence ATGGTAGATACCATGAACATGAAGAGAGAGTCAGAGGAAAAACAAGGTCTTCTTGAACGCTACAATTTCCCGGAACTCATTGAGGACTACCTTGTGGAACTTGAAATCAGGAACTACTCCCCCAACACCATCAAAACCTACAGGTCAATTGTTAAAAATTTCTACGAATTTCTGATGGAGGAAGATGACCTCTACGATGATAGAAGGGTTCTGAGGTCCTTCAAGAGGTACATACAGTACCTTAAGAGGGATAAGAATGTCACCCAGAACTATATTTATCTTGTTACCGTTGTTATCAAGAAGTTCTTTGAGTTCAGTGAAATAGACTGCCTGCAGGAGGTCAAGGCTCCCAAAAGGACGAAGTCCCTACCCAAGTCCCTCAATGAGGATGAGGTTATGAGGCTCATCAATGCCGTTGAACTCTCAGATGATGGTTCACCCATTAAGAGGTTCATAAAGACCAGGGACAGACTGATACTCTCGCTCCTTTATTCTTCGGGTCTCAGGGTCTCTGAGCTTGTTTCACTCAAGGTCAATGATATTGACATGGGTGATAGGACAATAAGGATAAGGGGTAAGGGTGATAAGGATCGTATAGTCCTGTTTGATGAAAGCACAAGGGACCTCCTTGTGGAGTACCTCAGTAGGAGGATCCATGAGAGTGAGTACCTCTTCCTCAACCGCTTCGGGGACCCCCTCACACCGAGGTACGTCCAGATGATGATAAAGAACTACGCCCGGAAGGCCGGTATAAACAAGAAGGTGACCCCACATATCCTCAGGCATTCCTTTGCAACCCATCTCCTAAAGAATGGTGTGGACATAAGGGCCATACAGCAGCTTCTGGGCCATTCAAATCTTTCAACCACCCAGATCTACACCAGTGTGGATATGCAGACCCTTAAAAATGTTTATGATCGTGCAAAGCTCCTTTAG
- a CDS encoding MTH895/ArsE family thioredoxin-like protein — MKIQIYGTGCANCQMLEKNAREAVKELGIDAEFEKVKDMDEILEAGLTALPGLAVDGELKIMGRVASKEEIMKILS, encoded by the coding sequence ATGAAGATACAGATATACGGTACAGGATGTGCAAACTGCCAGATGCTTGAGAAAAATGCAAGGGAAGCCGTTAAGGAACTGGGAATAGATGCAGAGTTCGAGAAGGTAAAGGACATGGATGAGATACTCGAAGCGGGACTCACAGCCCTCCCTGGACTTGCAGTTGACGGTGAACTCAAAATCATGGGAAGGGTAGCCTCAAAGGAGGAGATAATGAAGATCCTCTCCTGA
- a CDS encoding permease, with amino-acid sequence MLQEFADYVTYNLIGLEPASHLGSAVNFFIYDTIKIFILLATLIFVISFIRTYIPPNRVREILEKRHKYTGNFIAALVGIITPFCSCSAVPLFIGFVEAGVPLGATFSFLISSPMINEIAIVLLLGLFGWQITAFYIISGYIIAVIGGVLIGKLKMESQLEDYVYETLEKMKALGTADVELPKPTLRERYIIAKNEMKDILRRVSPYIIVAIAIGGWIHGYLPSDFLLQYAGSDNILAVPMAVLIGVPLYSNAAGTIPLISALIEKGMAAGTALALMMSITALSLPEMIILRKVMKPRLLGTFIAILAVSITLTGYLFNLII; translated from the coding sequence TTGTTACAGGAATTTGCCGATTATGTAACCTACAATCTCATTGGGCTTGAACCCGCGTCACACCTGGGAAGCGCTGTTAACTTCTTCATATACGACACCATAAAGATATTCATCCTCCTTGCAACACTCATATTCGTCATATCATTCATAAGGACATACATACCCCCCAACAGGGTCAGAGAGATCCTTGAAAAGAGGCACAAGTATACAGGGAACTTCATTGCAGCCCTTGTAGGTATAATAACACCATTCTGTTCATGTTCTGCGGTCCCACTATTCATAGGGTTCGTTGAGGCTGGCGTGCCCCTGGGAGCCACGTTCTCATTCCTCATATCATCACCCATGATAAACGAAATAGCAATAGTGCTCCTACTGGGACTCTTCGGATGGCAGATAACCGCATTCTACATCATATCAGGGTACATAATAGCGGTAATTGGCGGTGTGCTCATAGGAAAACTCAAAATGGAAAGCCAGCTTGAGGACTACGTCTATGAGACACTTGAGAAGATGAAGGCGCTGGGCACAGCCGATGTTGAGCTCCCTAAACCAACCCTCAGGGAAAGGTACATCATAGCAAAAAACGAAATGAAGGATATACTCCGCAGGGTCTCACCCTACATAATAGTCGCGATAGCCATAGGCGGATGGATACACGGCTATCTACCATCCGATTTCCTGCTGCAATATGCCGGTTCAGACAACATCCTAGCAGTTCCCATGGCTGTGCTCATAGGTGTCCCCCTCTATTCAAATGCAGCGGGTACCATACCCCTCATATCAGCACTCATAGAAAAGGGAATGGCCGCAGGAACCGCCCTGGCACTTATGATGTCAATAACAGCCCTATCCCTCCCTGAAATGATAATCCTCAGGAAGGTTATGAAGCCCAGGCTCCTTGGGACATTCATAGCAATACTCGCAGTCTCCATAACACTTACAGGTTACCTATTCAACCTGATAATATGA
- a CDS encoding YbgA family protein: MRKFRRPLVVLSRCIEHDHCRYDGSMIPSPFVRQFSDYADFITVCPEVEMGLGVPRPPIHITMKKGEFRLFQPETGRDLTEEMNSFITSFLDSLDKVDGFILKNKSPSCGIRNVKVYMGAGKRPGSHGVGFFGRAVMERFPHLPLEDEGRLRNLQIREDFLIKLYLVRDFRAVRDLGDLIEFHTSNKLLLMSYSPEGQRTLGRIIADQKDHDNTLKRYSETLCSVIKDPLKPERIINSLLHAFGHFSSELNGREKSYFLESVEGYRKGIMPLLVPLSILRSWVVRFGDEYLEGQTLFEPYPRELVPVTLIV; this comes from the coding sequence ATGAGAAAATTCAGAAGACCCCTCGTTGTACTCAGCCGCTGCATCGAACATGATCACTGTCGCTATGACGGCTCAATGATACCCAGTCCCTTTGTGAGGCAGTTCTCTGATTACGCTGATTTTATCACGGTCTGCCCTGAGGTTGAGATGGGTCTGGGTGTTCCAAGACCTCCAATACATATAACCATGAAAAAAGGGGAATTCAGACTTTTTCAACCCGAAACCGGCAGGGATCTGACAGAGGAGATGAATTCATTCATAACCTCATTTCTGGATTCACTGGACAAAGTCGATGGATTCATATTAAAGAACAAGTCGCCCTCCTGCGGTATAAGGAACGTTAAGGTCTACATGGGCGCCGGTAAAAGACCTGGCAGCCATGGGGTGGGGTTCTTTGGAAGGGCTGTGATGGAAAGGTTCCCCCACCTCCCCCTTGAGGATGAGGGGCGCCTCAGGAACCTGCAGATAAGGGAGGATTTCCTCATAAAGCTCTACCTGGTGAGGGACTTCCGTGCGGTGAGAGACCTGGGTGACCTCATAGAGTTCCACACATCAAACAAGCTGCTCCTCATGTCCTACAGTCCAGAGGGGCAGAGAACACTCGGGAGGATAATAGCAGATCAGAAGGATCATGATAACACCCTCAAAAGATACTCTGAAACCCTCTGCAGCGTTATAAAAGATCCGCTGAAACCTGAAAGAATCATAAACAGCCTCCTGCATGCCTTCGGCCACTTCTCATCAGAACTGAATGGAAGGGAGAAGAGTTATTTCCTTGAATCAGTTGAGGGGTACCGTAAGGGGATCATGCCACTTCTTGTGCCCCTCAGCATACTGAGGTCATGGGTCGTGAGATTCGGGGATGAGTACCTTGAGGGCCAGACCCTCTTTGAACCATACCCCCGTGAACTTGTGCCGGTAACCCTCATCGTTTGA
- a CDS encoding ArsR/SmtB family transcription factor, which yields MRTCSADKPSPEQIERLKERLERLPDDDKIERDANALKALADPTRLKIIHLLSEGELCVCEIMAALEKPQPTVSHHLNILKRAGFLKSEKIGVWVHYMLSDDSLPSKVEYLLNDLEY from the coding sequence ATGAGGACATGTTCAGCAGATAAGCCAAGCCCTGAACAGATTGAGAGACTTAAGGAAAGGCTTGAAAGGCTACCTGATGATGATAAAATAGAAAGGGATGCAAATGCCCTTAAGGCCCTCGCCGACCCCACGAGGCTCAAGATAATCCATCTCCTATCTGAAGGGGAGCTCTGTGTCTGTGAAATCATGGCAGCCCTTGAAAAGCCCCAGCCAACGGTCTCACATCACCTCAACATACTCAAGAGGGCAGGTTTCCTTAAATCAGAGAAGATAGGGGTGTGGGTCCACTACATGCTATCAGATGACAGCCTCCCCTCAAAGGTCGAATACCTCCTGAATGACCTGGAATACTGA
- a CDS encoding sensor histidine kinase, whose amino-acid sequence MTCRILILEDVPLDVELMEREISRSGIDFISETVEGEEDFVRALHEFNPDVILADHSLPSFDGLSALAIARKLCPDVPFIFVSGKIGEEFAVKALKSGATDYVLKSNFSKVPVAIRRALREVEKERELERTRRSLAESHWQLKEAQRIGKIGSWQWNFDSETLSCSDEALRILGIRKQDFGGTLHEMVSRIHPEDRESFIDSITKKEPFEGEYRVMRDESVAYVLFRAKVLYDSRGNPTSMIGIKQDITEDKNIRESLEASLREKEFLMSEIHHRVKNNLQLIISLLRLQSRYIYDEKSLEIFTECQNRVRSIALVHERFYGSRNGMAVNLSDYIEELLGELKGMCRGRDVVFRVNLAEIEVGINTAVSIGLIVNELVTNAIKHGTGDSGEIKVELESFKGSGVLMIADDGSGLPEDLDLSDPPGFGLRLVNFMLSRIKGSISAENQNGAVFRITFDLGG is encoded by the coding sequence ATGACATGCAGGATTCTCATACTTGAGGATGTCCCCCTTGACGTCGAACTGATGGAGAGGGAGATAAGTCGCTCAGGAATTGACTTCATATCAGAAACGGTTGAAGGTGAGGAGGACTTTGTAAGGGCACTTCATGAATTCAATCCAGATGTTATACTGGCTGACCATTCACTACCATCCTTTGACGGCCTCTCTGCCCTGGCAATAGCACGCAAGCTGTGTCCAGATGTGCCTTTCATATTCGTAAGTGGAAAGATAGGTGAGGAATTCGCTGTGAAGGCACTTAAGAGTGGGGCCACAGATTATGTTCTTAAGAGCAACTTCTCAAAGGTTCCAGTTGCAATAAGAAGAGCCCTCAGGGAGGTTGAAAAGGAGAGGGAACTTGAGAGGACAAGAAGGTCCCTCGCAGAAAGTCACTGGCAGCTAAAGGAGGCTCAGAGGATAGGTAAGATCGGAAGCTGGCAGTGGAATTTTGATTCAGAAACACTTTCATGTTCCGATGAGGCCCTGAGGATACTTGGAATCAGAAAACAGGATTTTGGGGGCACCCTTCATGAGATGGTATCAAGGATCCACCCGGAAGACAGGGAGTCATTCATTGATTCAATCACAAAAAAGGAGCCATTTGAGGGGGAGTACAGGGTGATGAGGGATGAATCAGTGGCATATGTACTCTTCAGGGCAAAGGTACTCTATGACTCCCGCGGGAACCCCACATCCATGATAGGAATAAAGCAGGATATAACAGAGGACAAGAATATCAGAGAATCCCTGGAGGCTTCCCTGAGGGAGAAGGAATTCTTGATGTCTGAGATACACCACAGGGTCAAGAATAACCTTCAGCTTATCATAAGCCTCCTGAGGCTCCAGTCCAGGTACATATATGATGAGAAATCCCTTGAGATATTCACCGAGTGCCAGAACAGGGTGCGTTCAATAGCCCTCGTACATGAGAGGTTCTATGGCTCCAGAAACGGGATGGCCGTGAACCTATCTGACTACATTGAGGAACTCCTGGGTGAACTTAAGGGCATGTGCCGCGGCAGGGATGTGGTGTTCAGGGTGAACCTGGCTGAAATTGAGGTGGGGATCAACACAGCGGTTTCCATTGGTCTGATAGTCAACGAACTTGTAACAAATGCCATAAAGCACGGTACGGGGGATTCAGGGGAGATAAAAGTTGAACTTGAATCATTCAAAGGTTCAGGGGTCCTTATGATTGCCGATGATGGTTCTGGCTTACCCGAGGACCTTGACCTTTCAGATCCTCCAGGTTTCGGTCTCAGACTGGTTAATTTCATGTTAAGCAGAATTAAGGGCTCAATTTCGGCAGAAAATCAGAATGGCGCAGTATTCCGGATTACATTTGATCTTGGTGGTTGA
- a CDS encoding universal stress protein produces the protein MYKRILLATDGSECSMKAAKYAIETARQNQAELIALSVTETKALQNLPVEELTRKVTELFRRESEEVLERVEELASSMEGSVKVRKMILEGPSADTILRVADEEGVDLIVVGASGKHALERFILGSVSEKVVRHSTVPVLVVHSKKQKC, from the coding sequence ATGTATAAACGGATACTGCTTGCAACAGATGGATCTGAATGCTCAATGAAGGCTGCGAAATACGCCATTGAAACCGCCAGGCAGAACCAGGCAGAGCTCATAGCACTCTCAGTTACTGAAACAAAGGCACTCCAGAATCTCCCGGTTGAGGAACTAACAAGGAAGGTTACAGAACTCTTCAGAAGGGAATCCGAGGAAGTCCTAGAGAGGGTTGAAGAACTGGCCAGTTCCATGGAAGGCTCAGTTAAGGTCAGAAAGATGATTCTTGAGGGACCATCTGCAGATACCATCCTCAGGGTCGCTGATGAGGAAGGTGTTGATCTCATAGTCGTTGGTGCTTCAGGAAAGCACGCCCTTGAAAGGTTCATTCTGGGGAGTGTCTCAGAGAAGGTTGTAAGGCACTCAACCGTCCCTGTACTGGTGGTCCACAGCAAAAAACAGAAATGCTAG